Proteins co-encoded in one Euleptes europaea isolate rEulEur1 chromosome 1, rEulEur1.hap1, whole genome shotgun sequence genomic window:
- the C1H19orf67 gene encoding UPF0575 protein C19orf67 homolog, whose translation MATKQGYSCPAEGSVDVSTSSPEGTLNLSPCSPGLCLISPPIADPHWLSSAPPQPATPPEMNITLEELLSPITEKLKYLLKKAEDFQTYLLYSRDRMQKEQFAKAMPTFLQMCQPYFHYLESTARSCTPYLRPPQEPVQRRLLEISQQLACQLEQLVLMYASFSFVSLEDTDPFSVSCFFCGKFWLSESHQVSIFRYCISAPYTAAHVPCNLYKKMRWNLDILEGPAGRNQTHRTEYYFLCFRDTGDETTVKMQKLWSIGRWVPVDPDSEHSSDVLSWVLCRHPKGDYQQLLTIGFEEPSHTSATDLLVQMLNAQSSGLLSHASSCRGLRRQIHVILQMYEVQVNIMSAEPHSKDHCKNNHCLQCSIILKTHNWTSISTEGNDQSNPSET comes from the exons ATGGCTACCAAGCAAGGATATAGTTGCCCCGCTGAAGGCTCTGTGGATGTTTCAACTTCCAGCCCCGAAGGCACCCTGAATCTCAGTCCTTGCAGCCCAGGGCTTTGTCTCATCTCCCCTCCCATTGCTGATCCCCACTGGCTGAGCTCCGCACCACCACAGCCTGCAACACCTCCAGAGATGAATATCACTTTAGAAGAGCTCCTTTCTCCCATTACCGAAAAGCTCAAGTACTTGCTGAAGAAAGCGGAAGACTTCCAGACATACCTGCTATACAG TAGAGACAGGATGCAGAAGGAGCAATTTGCCAAAGCGATGCCCACGTTCCTACAGATGTGCCAGCCTTACTTCCACTACCTGGAATCCACAGCACGAAGCTGCACGCCTTATTTAAGACCTCCCCAGGAGCCAGTACAGAGGCGG ctcctggagatctctcagcaaCTGGCCTGCCAACTTGAGCAGCTGGTCCTGATGTACGCTTCTTTCAGCTTTGTCTCCCTCGAAGACACAGACCCTTTCAG TGTCTCATGTTTCTTCTGTGGGAAATTTTGGCTCAGTGAATCACACCAAGTTTCCATCTTCCGGTACTGCATCTCAGCACCTTACACCGCTGCCCATGTTCCCTGCAACCTATATAAGAAAATGCGCTGGAACCTTGACATTTTGGAAGGGCCTGCTGGGCGGAATCAGACACACCGCACAGAATA CTACTTCTTATGCTTCCGAGATACGGGAGATGAGACAACAGTGAAGATGCAGAAGCTCTGGTCCATTGGACGTTGGGTGCCTGTGGACCCTGACAGTGAGCACAGCTCTGACGTACTCTCCTG GGTGCTGTGTCGTCATCCCAAGGGGGACTACCAGCAGCTCCTGACCATCGGCTTCGAGGAACCCTCCCACACCTCTGCCACAGACCTCCTGGTGCAGATGCTGAATGCGCAAAGCTCTGGCCTGCTTAGCCACGCGTCCTCCTGTCGG GGTCTCAGGAGGCAGATACACGTGATCCTGCAGATGTACGAAGTGCAGGTTAACATCATGAGTGCCGAG CCTCATAGTAAGGACCACTGCAAGAACAACCACTGTCTTCAGTGTAGCATCATCCTAAAGACCCATAACTGGACTTCCATCAGCACCGAAGGAAATGATCAAAGTAACCCCTCTGAGACATAA